One Astyanax mexicanus isolate ESR-SI-001 chromosome 3, AstMex3_surface, whole genome shotgun sequence genomic region harbors:
- the LOC107197541 gene encoding uncharacterized protein LOC107197541 — translation MEVVLTRLRDFSCKEASFEDPKAAVMFRERPAAENLCRPENVGCDQTGRLDIESALAWLRRELMEMRSQDQALVRQLMHLHAGIQELKQECSLEYEDDEEQEDDEEPCWDSGSETGGSSASSYSGEMCFYPSIYSPYRNSPLPVGCIPKRAFCRRSSVP, via the exons ATGGAAGTGGTGCTGACCAGACTCCGAGATTTCTCCTGTAAGGAAGCTTCCTTCGAAGACCCCAAAGCAGCAGTGATGTTCAGAGAGCGTCCAGCAGCAGAGAACCTCTGCAGGCCAGAGAACGTGGGCTGTGACCAGACCGGACGACTGGACATCGAGAGTGCTCTGGCCTGGCTGAGACGAGAGCTG ATGGAGATGCGCTCACAGGACCAGGCTCTAGTCCGGCAGCTGATGCACCTCCACGCTGGCATCCAGGAGCTGAAGCAGGAGTGTTCTCTGGAAtatgaagatgatgaagagcaGGAGGACGATGAAGAGCCATGCTGGGACTCAGGAAGCGAGACAGGGGGGAGCAGTGCCTCCTCTTATTCAGGAGAGATGTGTTTTTACCCCTCTATCTACTCCCCCTATCGCAACAGTCCACTTCCTGTAGGCTGTATACCAAAGAGGGCCTTCTGCCGGCGCAGCTCAGTGCCTTAG
- the LOC103025891 gene encoding protein FAM167A produces MNPETQYEDSVSIMVLENIKNKLLHAFRTTAEPRASPESSTDPFSSSRSLQANEELRRAKIDGAISWLRSELLEMRSQDRQLAQTLLGLNTEIQRLRRESDPVLLDSNSTDQH; encoded by the exons ATGAACCCCGAGACTCAATACGAGGACTCCGTGTCCATCATGGTTCTGGAGAACATCAAGAACAAACTTCTGCACGCCTTCAGAACAACAGCCGAGCCAAGAGCCTCTCCAGAGAGCAGCACAGACCCCTTCAGCTCCAGCAGGAGTCTGCAGGCTAATGAAGAACTTCGGAGAGCCAAGATCGATGGAGCCATTAGCTGGCTGCGTTCAGAACTG CTGGAGATGCGCTCTCAGGACCGGCAGCTGGCCCAGACTCTGCTCGGCCTCAACACTGAGATCCAGAGACTGCGGCGGGAGAGCGACCCGGTTCTACTGGACTCTAACAGCACTGACCAGCACTGA
- the krit1 gene encoding krev interaction trapped protein 1 isoform X1: MGNQDLEDVFVAVIRPKNIASLSSKEYRAKAYEILLIEVPLEGKEKKRKKVLLGTKIQADSDKTKSILEYVDETTKPISNNQGIIGKRVVHMKKFPLDGENEGKEASLFIVPINVKDNSKPVYHPGSPSFYCLQDIMRVCSETSAHFSSITSKMLLGLDKWLAEQHSVPHAIPALFRPAPIERVKTNVSNPAYTTESKQSDGLLHMGYTALEIKSKMMSLEKADMCIENPLYGSDLQYTNRVDKVIINPYFGLGAPDYSKIQIPKREKWQHSMTSVTEDKERQWVDDFPLHRSACEGDTELLSKLLDSGFSVKQLDSDHWAPIHYACWHGKVEATKLLLEKGNCNPNLLNGQLSSPLHFAAGGGHSEIVELLLKHPEIDRHIEDQQKHSPLQICEENKQNNWEETVKLLKQASTQPYEKVRIYRMDGSYRSVELKHGNNTTVQQIMEGMRLSQETQQYFTIWICSENLSLQLKPYHKPLQHLRIWPEIVTDLTALDPQRENPQLFLRRDVRLPLDIEKKVEDPLSILILFDEARHFLLKGFFSSPDSKLITLASLLLQIIYGNYDSKKHKQGFLNEENLRSIVPISKVKSKAHHWTNRILHEYKSLSTSEGVSKEMHHLQRLFLQNCWDIPTYGAAFFTGQVFTKASSSTHKVIRVYVGVNTKGLHLMNMETKVLHLSLEYGTFMWQLGQADQYVQIHSLENKKNFVVHTKQAGLIVKLLMKLSGQMTPNDRAASDKYPYG, encoded by the exons ATGGGAAATCAAGACCTGGAAGATGTGTTTGTAGCTGTTATACGTCCAAAGAACATAGCCAGCCTCAGCTCTAAAGAATATCGAGCTAAAGCATATGAG ATCCTGTTGATTGAAGTTCCTCTGGAGGGCaaagagaagaagaggaagaaagttCTTCTAGGAACCAAAATACAAGCGGACAGTGACAAAACAAAGTCAATCCTTGAATATGTGGACGAAACAACTAAACCCATATCTAATAACCAAGGAATAATAG GGAAACGTGTCGTGCACATGAAGAAATTTCCTCTGGATGGGGAAAATGAGGGAAAGGAAGCCTCTTTATTTATTGTGCCAATTAATGTTAAAG ATAACAGCAAGCCTGTCTATCACCCCGGGAGTCCTAGCTTCTACTGTCTTCAAGACATCATGCGTGTGTGCAGTGAAACCAGTGCCCAtttttcctccatcacctcaaagatGTTGCTCGGCCTTGACAA GTGGTTAGCAGAGCAGCACAGTGTGCCGCATGCAATCCCGGCACTCTTCAGACCTGCTCCTATAGAGCGAGTGAAGACCAACGTCAGCAACCCAGCCTACACCACAGAGAGCAAGCAGAGTGACGGGCTGCTTCACATGGGCTACACTGCACTGGAGATCAAGAGCAAAATGATGTCTCTGGAGAAGGCTGATATGTGCATTGAGAATCCGCTCTATGGATCAGATCTGCAGTACACCAACCGG GTGGATAAGGTCATCATTAATCCGTACTTTGGCTTAGGAGCGCCAGACTATTCCAAAATCCAGATTCCGAAGAGAGAGAAGTGGCAACACAGCATGACCAGCGTAACAGAGGACAA GGAGCGCCAGTGGGTGGACGACTTCCCCCTGCACCGCAGTGCTTGTGAAGGAGACACAGAGCTCCTGTCCAAATTGCTGGACAGTGGCTTCTCTGTCAAACAGCTAGACAGTGACCACTGGGCCCCCATTCATTATGCATGCTG GCATGGAAAGGTGGAGGCCACAAAGCTTTTGCTGGAGAAAGGGAACTGCAACCCCAACCTGCTGAATGGACAACTCAGCTCCCCGCTGCACTTTGCAGCTGGTGGGGGACACTCTGAGATTGTAGAGCTCCTGTTGAAGCATCCTGAGATAGACAGG CACATTGAGGACCAGCAGAAACACTCACCCCTTCAAATCTGTGAGGAGAACAAACAGAACAACTGGGAGGAGACTGTGAAACTTCTTAAACAAGCCAGTACTCAACCA TATGAAAAGGTGAGAATCTACCGTATGGATGGTTCGTACCGCTCAGTGGAGCTAAAGCATGGGAACAACACCACCGTGCAGCAGATCATGGAGGGGATGCGGCTCTCACAGGAAACCCAGCAGTACTTCACCATCTGGATCTGCTCTGAGAACCTAA GTCTGCAACTGAAACCCTATCACAAACCTTTACAACACCTACGCATCTGGCCTGAGATTGTCACAGACCTCACTGCGCTGGACCCCCAGAGAGAAAACCCCCAGCTGTTCCTGCGCAGAGACGTCCGCCTGCCTCTAGACATTGAAAAAAAG GTTGAAGACCCACTGTCAATCCTCATTTTGTTTGATGAAGCACGCCACTTCCTTCTCAAAGGCTTCTTCTCCTCACCAGACAGCAAACTCATTACTCTAGCCAGCCTTCTCCTGCAGATCATCTACGGCAACTACGACAGCAAGAAGCACAAACAAGGCTTTCTAAA TGAGGAAAACCTGAGGTCAATAGTACCAATATCCAAAGTGAAGAGTAAAGCACATCACTGGACCAATAGGATACTTCATGAGTATAAG AGTCTGAGCACCAGTGAGGGGGTGAGTAAAGAGATGCATCACCTCCAGAGGCTCTTCCTGCAGAACTGCTGGGACATCCCCACCTATGGAGCCGCCTTCTTCACTGGTCAGGTTTTTACCAAGGCCAGCTCCAGCACCCACAAAGTCATCCGTGTCTATGTTGGGGTCAACACTAAAGGCCTGCACCTCATGAACATGGAAACCAAG GTGCTCCACCTCAGTCTTGAATATGGAACCTTCATGTGGCAACTGGGACAGGCTGACCAGTATGTCCAAATCCACAGTCTAGAGAACAAGAAGAATTTCGTAGTGCACACCAAACAG GCAGGTCTTATTGTAAAGCTACTGATGAAGCTGAGTGGCCAGATGACTCCTAACGACAGAGCGGCATCAGACAAGTACCCGTACGGCTAA
- the krit1 gene encoding krev interaction trapped protein 1 isoform X2: MKKFPLDGENEGKEASLFIVPINVKDNSKPVYHPGSPSFYCLQDIMRVCSETSAHFSSITSKMLLGLDKWLAEQHSVPHAIPALFRPAPIERVKTNVSNPAYTTESKQSDGLLHMGYTALEIKSKMMSLEKADMCIENPLYGSDLQYTNRVDKVIINPYFGLGAPDYSKIQIPKREKWQHSMTSVTEDKERQWVDDFPLHRSACEGDTELLSKLLDSGFSVKQLDSDHWAPIHYACWHGKVEATKLLLEKGNCNPNLLNGQLSSPLHFAAGGGHSEIVELLLKHPEIDRHIEDQQKHSPLQICEENKQNNWEETVKLLKQASTQPYEKVRIYRMDGSYRSVELKHGNNTTVQQIMEGMRLSQETQQYFTIWICSENLSLQLKPYHKPLQHLRIWPEIVTDLTALDPQRENPQLFLRRDVRLPLDIEKKVEDPLSILILFDEARHFLLKGFFSSPDSKLITLASLLLQIIYGNYDSKKHKQGFLNEENLRSIVPISKVKSKAHHWTNRILHEYKSLSTSEGVSKEMHHLQRLFLQNCWDIPTYGAAFFTGQVFTKASSSTHKVIRVYVGVNTKGLHLMNMETKVLHLSLEYGTFMWQLGQADQYVQIHSLENKKNFVVHTKQAGLIVKLLMKLSGQMTPNDRAASDKYPYG, translated from the exons ATGAAGAAATTTCCTCTGGATGGGGAAAATGAGGGAAAGGAAGCCTCTTTATTTATTGTGCCAATTAATGTTAAAG ATAACAGCAAGCCTGTCTATCACCCCGGGAGTCCTAGCTTCTACTGTCTTCAAGACATCATGCGTGTGTGCAGTGAAACCAGTGCCCAtttttcctccatcacctcaaagatGTTGCTCGGCCTTGACAA GTGGTTAGCAGAGCAGCACAGTGTGCCGCATGCAATCCCGGCACTCTTCAGACCTGCTCCTATAGAGCGAGTGAAGACCAACGTCAGCAACCCAGCCTACACCACAGAGAGCAAGCAGAGTGACGGGCTGCTTCACATGGGCTACACTGCACTGGAGATCAAGAGCAAAATGATGTCTCTGGAGAAGGCTGATATGTGCATTGAGAATCCGCTCTATGGATCAGATCTGCAGTACACCAACCGG GTGGATAAGGTCATCATTAATCCGTACTTTGGCTTAGGAGCGCCAGACTATTCCAAAATCCAGATTCCGAAGAGAGAGAAGTGGCAACACAGCATGACCAGCGTAACAGAGGACAA GGAGCGCCAGTGGGTGGACGACTTCCCCCTGCACCGCAGTGCTTGTGAAGGAGACACAGAGCTCCTGTCCAAATTGCTGGACAGTGGCTTCTCTGTCAAACAGCTAGACAGTGACCACTGGGCCCCCATTCATTATGCATGCTG GCATGGAAAGGTGGAGGCCACAAAGCTTTTGCTGGAGAAAGGGAACTGCAACCCCAACCTGCTGAATGGACAACTCAGCTCCCCGCTGCACTTTGCAGCTGGTGGGGGACACTCTGAGATTGTAGAGCTCCTGTTGAAGCATCCTGAGATAGACAGG CACATTGAGGACCAGCAGAAACACTCACCCCTTCAAATCTGTGAGGAGAACAAACAGAACAACTGGGAGGAGACTGTGAAACTTCTTAAACAAGCCAGTACTCAACCA TATGAAAAGGTGAGAATCTACCGTATGGATGGTTCGTACCGCTCAGTGGAGCTAAAGCATGGGAACAACACCACCGTGCAGCAGATCATGGAGGGGATGCGGCTCTCACAGGAAACCCAGCAGTACTTCACCATCTGGATCTGCTCTGAGAACCTAA GTCTGCAACTGAAACCCTATCACAAACCTTTACAACACCTACGCATCTGGCCTGAGATTGTCACAGACCTCACTGCGCTGGACCCCCAGAGAGAAAACCCCCAGCTGTTCCTGCGCAGAGACGTCCGCCTGCCTCTAGACATTGAAAAAAAG GTTGAAGACCCACTGTCAATCCTCATTTTGTTTGATGAAGCACGCCACTTCCTTCTCAAAGGCTTCTTCTCCTCACCAGACAGCAAACTCATTACTCTAGCCAGCCTTCTCCTGCAGATCATCTACGGCAACTACGACAGCAAGAAGCACAAACAAGGCTTTCTAAA TGAGGAAAACCTGAGGTCAATAGTACCAATATCCAAAGTGAAGAGTAAAGCACATCACTGGACCAATAGGATACTTCATGAGTATAAG AGTCTGAGCACCAGTGAGGGGGTGAGTAAAGAGATGCATCACCTCCAGAGGCTCTTCCTGCAGAACTGCTGGGACATCCCCACCTATGGAGCCGCCTTCTTCACTGGTCAGGTTTTTACCAAGGCCAGCTCCAGCACCCACAAAGTCATCCGTGTCTATGTTGGGGTCAACACTAAAGGCCTGCACCTCATGAACATGGAAACCAAG GTGCTCCACCTCAGTCTTGAATATGGAACCTTCATGTGGCAACTGGGACAGGCTGACCAGTATGTCCAAATCCACAGTCTAGAGAACAAGAAGAATTTCGTAGTGCACACCAAACAG GCAGGTCTTATTGTAAAGCTACTGATGAAGCTGAGTGGCCAGATGACTCCTAACGACAGAGCGGCATCAGACAAGTACCCGTACGGCTAA